Proteins encoded in a region of the Ursus arctos isolate Adak ecotype North America unplaced genomic scaffold, UrsArc2.0 scaffold_2, whole genome shotgun sequence genome:
- the ISG20L2 gene encoding interferon-stimulated 20 kDa exonuclease-like 2: protein MSTLLLNLDFGEPPPKKAFEGNAKHRKFVRKRRLLERRGFLNKKNQPPSKASKLHSEPPKKGETSSIDGTWKVSPLPKKKTVASSSGPEQALDKKAAVPWLTPAPAQKPGSAVAKVDLLGEFQSALPKMRSHPTRPHKKGPQKNPTQKNAPQSSTQSHSDNKCSGASQKMPRKMVAIDCEMVGTGPKGHVSSLARCSIVNYHGDVLYDEYILPPCHIVDYRTRWSGIRKQHMVNATPFKTARSQILKILAGKIVVGHAIHNDFKALQYFHPKSLTRDTSHIPPLNRKADCPENATMSLKTLTKKLLNRDIQVGRSGHSSVEDAQATMELYKLVEAEWEQHLAQSPPED, encoded by the exons ATGTCTACCTTACTCCTCAATCTGGATTTTGGTgaacctccccccaaaaaagcatttgaagggAATGCCAAGCACCGCAAATTTGTCCGGAAGCGGCGGCTCTTGGAACGGAGAGGCTTTCTGAATAAGAAGAACCAGCCCCCGAGCAAGGCATCTAAGCTGCACTCAGAACCTCCAAAGAAAGGGGAGACTTCTAGCATAGATGGCACTTGGAAGGTCTCTCCCCTTCCAAAAAAGAAGACCGTTGCCTCCAGCAGTGGGCCAGAGCAGGCCCTGGACAAGAAGGCAGCAGTGCCGTGGCTAACCCCTGCCCCTGCACAGAAGCCGGGGTCTGCAGTGGCTAAAGTGGATTTGCTGGGGGAGTTCCAGAGCGCCCTTCCAAAGATGAGGAGCCACCCAACTCGCCCCCACAAGAAGGGCCCCCAGAAGAACCCTACTCAGAAGAATGCCCCACAGAGCTCCACCCAATCTCATTCAGACAATAAATGTTCCGGAGCATCCCAGAAGATGCCAAGGAAGATGGTGGCCATTGACTGTGAGATGGTGGGCACGGGACCCAAGGGGCACGTCAGTTCCCTGGCCCGATGTAGCATCGTCAACTACCACGGAGACGTGCTTTATGATGAGTACATCCTGCCCCCCTGCCACATCGTGGACTACCGGACCAGATGGAGTGGCATCCGGAAGCAGCACATGGTGAACGCTACACCCTTCAAGACCGCCCGGAGCCAG ATCTTGAAGATCCTCGCAGGGAAGATCGTGGTGGGGCATGCCATTCACAACGACTTCAAAGCCCTTCAGTACTTCCACCCCAAGTCCCTCACCCGCGACACCTCCCACATCCCCCCTCTCAACCGGAAGGCCGACTGCCCGGAGAATGCCACCATGTCTCTGAAGACCCTCACCAAGAAGCTTCTGAACCGGGACATCCAG GTGGGGAGAAGCGGACACTCCTCCGTAGAGGACGCCCAGGCCACCATGGAGCTGTACAAGTTGGTGGAAGCCGAGTGGGAGCAGCACCTGGCCCAGAGTCCCCCAGAAGACTAG